A single window of Methylacidimicrobium sp. AP8 DNA harbors:
- a CDS encoding glycosyltransferase family A protein: MAPPLVSIGIPAHNGAGTAAAAVASALAQSHPEKEVLVVDDGSTDRTREVLEPFLPRIRLLAQTNRGRAAARNALLEAARGEWIQWLDQDDLLLPAKIATQLSETGGGAGAEVLYSPCLLDEGTGELRAQAPCPERDLLRSWFAGELPQTGGYLWRREAVRRLGGWSDLAPLFDDYELVGRALRRGLRFRLAPSLGAVWRIRRGPASAERTRDFARQKAAVLEEMARWLDQSGGWTPRLRAAAGEAFFLAARWLARGGAPGQAERFFAEASARGWMRPPRSPLYRILLGGLGFSRAERFSAALRRLSPA, encoded by the coding sequence GTGGCTCCTCCTCTCGTCTCCATCGGCATCCCCGCGCATAACGGCGCCGGCACGGCGGCGGCCGCCGTCGCGAGCGCCCTCGCCCAATCCCACCCCGAGAAGGAAGTCCTGGTCGTCGACGACGGATCGACCGACCGGACCCGGGAGGTCCTCGAGCCCTTTCTGCCCCGGATCCGGCTCCTGGCCCAGACCAACCGGGGGCGGGCCGCCGCACGCAATGCGCTCCTGGAAGCCGCCCGGGGCGAGTGGATCCAGTGGCTTGACCAGGACGACCTCCTCCTTCCGGCGAAGATCGCCACCCAGCTCTCCGAGACCGGCGGCGGAGCCGGTGCCGAGGTCCTCTACAGCCCCTGCCTCCTCGACGAAGGCACCGGAGAGCTCCGCGCCCAAGCCCCTTGCCCGGAAAGGGACCTGCTCCGCAGCTGGTTTGCGGGAGAGCTGCCGCAGACCGGCGGCTACCTCTGGCGGCGCGAGGCCGTCCGCCGCCTCGGCGGCTGGAGCGACCTCGCCCCTCTTTTCGACGACTACGAGCTTGTCGGCCGCGCTCTCCGCCGCGGCCTCCGCTTCCGTCTCGCCCCTTCCCTGGGGGCCGTTTGGCGGATCCGGCGCGGGCCCGCCTCCGCGGAACGGACCCGGGACTTCGCCCGCCAAAAGGCGGCCGTATTAGAAGAGATGGCCCGCTGGCTCGACCAATCCGGAGGCTGGACTCCCCGCCTCCGGGCCGCGGCCGGCGAGGCGTTTTTCCTCGCCGCCCGCTGGCTGGCCCGCGGCGGAGCCCCCGGACAAGCCGAGCGCTTCTTCGCCGAGGCTTCCGCCCGCGGCTGGATGCGCCCGCCGCGCAGCCCCCTCTACCGCATCCTCCTGGGCGGGCTCGGCTTCTCCCGGGCCGAACGTTTTTCGGCGGCCCTCCGCCGGCTCTCCCCCGCATGA
- a CDS encoding glycosyltransferase family 2 protein: MTAPLVTIGIPAYNREEWIAQAVESALAQSWPHKEVLVADDGSTDRTREVLAGFGDRITVISLPGNSGPSGARNAILAAARGEWIQWLDSDDYLLPEKIETQLREGRGEPADVLVSPSLIEQWGRDGPAPPWTARLPDHPDPFYLWLAFWFPQIGAQLWRREALIRIGGWSPLHLAEDYELYARALQKGLRFRFTPSAGAVYRMGRSSSLTSSKLREFLDAHNRATEAMLAWLVNQGRLTPKLAEAAGIGFFQRLGAYKQFDPAEADRQLARYGEWIWPVLPSRDRRLLRLGLSYAQAARIKRLGKPWMARLEGFFRSLRRKPAPPAPSAEAQETGDGKLAFQTRGKAACSTR, translated from the coding sequence ATGACCGCCCCCCTCGTCACGATCGGGATTCCCGCCTACAACCGGGAGGAGTGGATCGCCCAGGCGGTCGAAAGCGCTCTTGCCCAGAGCTGGCCGCACAAGGAAGTCCTCGTGGCCGACGACGGCTCGACCGACCGGACCCGGGAGGTCCTCGCGGGCTTCGGCGACCGGATTACCGTGATCTCCCTCCCGGGCAATTCGGGCCCATCCGGCGCCCGCAACGCGATCCTCGCGGCCGCCCGCGGGGAGTGGATCCAGTGGCTGGACAGCGACGACTACCTCCTGCCCGAGAAGATCGAGACCCAGCTCCGCGAGGGCCGAGGGGAGCCCGCCGACGTGCTGGTCTCCCCTTCCCTGATCGAGCAATGGGGGCGCGACGGCCCGGCTCCGCCTTGGACCGCCCGCCTCCCCGATCACCCGGACCCCTTCTACCTCTGGCTCGCCTTCTGGTTTCCCCAAATCGGAGCCCAACTCTGGCGCCGGGAGGCCCTGATCCGCATCGGAGGGTGGAGCCCGCTCCACCTGGCCGAAGACTACGAGCTCTACGCCCGCGCCCTGCAGAAGGGGCTTCGCTTCCGGTTCACGCCGTCCGCCGGCGCCGTCTACCGGATGGGCCGGAGCTCCTCGCTGACCTCCTCCAAGCTCCGCGAGTTCCTGGACGCCCATAACCGCGCGACCGAGGCGATGCTCGCCTGGCTCGTCAACCAGGGGCGGCTGACGCCCAAGCTCGCCGAGGCGGCCGGCATCGGCTTCTTCCAGCGGCTGGGGGCCTACAAGCAGTTCGATCCGGCCGAGGCCGACCGGCAGCTGGCCCGCTACGGCGAGTGGATCTGGCCGGTCCTCCCCTCCCGGGACCGGCGGCTTCTCCGACTCGGCCTCTCCTACGCCCAGGCCGCCCGGATCAAGCGCCTCGGCAAGCCCTGGATGGCCCGGCTGGAAGGCTTCTTCCGCTCCTTGCGCCGGAAGCCGGCCCCGCCGGCTCCCTCCGCTGAAGCCCAAGAGACCGGCGACGGAAAACTCGCTTTCCAAACCCGCGGAAAAGCCGCATGCTCTACCCGCTAG
- a CDS encoding IS1380 family transposase — MTECSQETFAFTDHFSRRVEAGFTAGRISSDGGAILLREADRKIGLLRRLEGCFVDRRHPKRIVHRVREMLAQRIFGIAMGYEDLNDHEQLRTDPLVALLSGKSDLEEDLAGKSTLNRLELVGRSERYHKIDYSAEAIDRLLVDLYLQSHPQPPEEVVLDLDATDIPLYGHQPERFFHGYYDSYCYLPLYIFAGDQLLGVRLRPSNQDASAGSLTEVSRIVEQLRTRWPGVRIVLRADSGFCREEIMAWCEANQVDYLFGLARNERLCRTIQGSMEQARRLHESSGKPARFFTEFAYRTLSSWSRERRVVAKAEYLERGENPRFVVTSLSTEEWPAQNLYEKLYCARGDMENRIKEQLHLFADRLSTAQMASNQLRLYFSALAYTLVEALRRLGLRGTDWAEAQVDTLRLKLFKIGTLVRVSVRRVFLSMSSAYPWKSLFTHVFRVLRC; from the coding sequence ATGACAGAGTGTAGCCAAGAGACTTTTGCGTTTACAGATCATTTTTCGCGACGGGTGGAAGCGGGATTTACCGCGGGTCGGATCTCCAGCGATGGGGGCGCAATTCTGTTGCGGGAAGCGGATCGGAAGATCGGTTTGTTAAGACGGTTAGAGGGTTGCTTCGTGGATCGACGCCATCCGAAACGCATTGTGCATCGGGTACGGGAGATGCTTGCCCAGCGCATTTTCGGGATTGCGATGGGCTACGAAGACCTCAACGACCATGAGCAGTTGCGGACCGATCCGTTGGTTGCTCTCCTGAGCGGGAAAAGCGATCTGGAAGAGGATCTGGCGGGCAAGAGCACGCTCAACCGGCTGGAACTGGTGGGTCGAAGCGAGCGCTACCACAAGATCGACTACTCGGCCGAAGCGATCGACCGTCTTCTGGTCGATCTCTACCTCCAATCGCATCCCCAGCCCCCTGAGGAGGTGGTGCTCGATCTGGATGCGACCGACATCCCCCTTTACGGACATCAGCCGGAGCGCTTCTTCCATGGTTACTACGACTCCTACTGCTATTTGCCGCTCTACATCTTTGCTGGCGATCAACTCCTTGGCGTCCGGCTTCGGCCATCGAACCAGGATGCGTCGGCGGGCTCCCTTACGGAGGTGAGCCGGATCGTGGAACAACTCCGTACCCGTTGGCCCGGAGTCCGGATCGTGCTCCGGGCCGATTCGGGCTTCTGCCGGGAAGAGATCATGGCTTGGTGCGAAGCCAATCAAGTCGACTACCTCTTCGGCTTGGCGCGCAACGAGCGCTTGTGCCGGACCATTCAGGGGTCGATGGAGCAAGCCCGTCGTCTGCACGAGTCGAGTGGCAAGCCGGCCCGCTTCTTTACCGAGTTTGCCTACCGCACCTTGAGCAGCTGGTCGAGGGAGCGCCGGGTGGTCGCCAAAGCCGAGTACCTGGAAAGAGGGGAGAATCCGCGCTTTGTCGTGACCTCTCTCTCCACCGAGGAGTGGCCCGCCCAAAACCTTTACGAGAAGCTCTACTGTGCTCGTGGCGACATGGAGAATCGGATCAAGGAACAACTCCACCTCTTTGCCGACCGGCTCTCGACCGCGCAAATGGCCAGCAACCAACTTCGCCTCTACTTCTCGGCTCTTGCTTACACCCTGGTCGAAGCGCTGCGACGGCTCGGTCTGCGAGGAACGGACTGGGCCGAGGCCCAGGTCGACACCCTACGGCTCAAGCTCTTTAAGATCGGCACGCTGGTCCGAGTCAGCGTCCGCCGCGTCTTCCTCTCGATGAGCAGCGCCTATCCTTGGAAGAGCCTCTTTACCCACGTCTTCCGAGTGCTGCGTTGCTGA
- a CDS encoding YceI family protein has protein sequence MRFRRPISLLFLGLLLLPPLPLSAALYQVDPAGSKIEVLVIPGGLFGVFGHDHEILSRKLSGTISYDAPSHRLLGAEIRLPAASLTVVDPEAIPRDRKEVQAIMRGPRVLDAARYPEIRFSSTGAAPAPVPSRILVSGDLTLHGASRRISFPVRLAPSPGELEATGTVKVRQSDFGIVPIRFAGGAMRLKDQVEIHFTVLAREKPPVEP, from the coding sequence ATGCGTTTCCGCCGGCCGATCTCCCTCCTTTTCCTCGGGCTCCTGTTGCTCCCCCCTCTCCCGCTCTCCGCCGCCCTCTACCAGGTCGACCCCGCCGGCAGCAAGATCGAGGTCCTCGTGATCCCCGGCGGGCTCTTCGGCGTCTTCGGCCATGACCACGAGATTCTCTCCCGGAAGCTTAGCGGGACGATCTCCTACGACGCCCCGTCGCACCGCTTGCTGGGGGCCGAGATCCGCCTTCCCGCCGCCTCCTTGACGGTCGTCGATCCGGAGGCCATCCCCCGGGATCGGAAGGAAGTCCAGGCGATCATGCGCGGCCCGCGGGTGCTCGACGCCGCCCGCTACCCCGAAATCCGCTTCAGCTCGACCGGGGCCGCTCCGGCCCCCGTGCCTTCCCGGATCCTGGTCAGCGGCGACCTCACCCTGCACGGCGCCTCCCGGCGCATCTCCTTCCCGGTCCGGCTGGCCCCTTCCCCCGGGGAGCTCGAGGCGACCGGCACGGTCAAAGTGCGCCAGAGCGACTTCGGCATCGTGCCGATCCGCTTCGCGGGGGGCGCGATGCGGCTCAAGGACCAGGTCGAGATCCACTTCACGGTCCTTGCCCGCGAAAAGCCCCCGGTCGAGCCCTAG
- the ppa gene encoding inorganic diphosphatase yields MDISRIPVGANPPHEINAIIEIPQGGVPVKYEIDKKSGAMFVDRFLHTAMYYPANYGFIPHTLSEDGDPVDCLVVSQTPVWPGVVIPARPIGALLMEDEHGIDEKIIAVPIDKLHPFYTRVTSYRDLPGIFLETVAHFFEHYKDLEKQKWVKLLRWAEPAEAVDLIRSGIERAQKAAG; encoded by the coding sequence ATGGATATTTCCCGCATTCCGGTCGGTGCCAATCCGCCCCACGAGATCAACGCGATCATCGAGATCCCGCAGGGGGGAGTGCCGGTCAAGTACGAGATCGACAAGAAGTCGGGTGCGATGTTCGTCGACCGCTTCCTCCACACGGCCATGTACTACCCGGCCAACTACGGCTTCATCCCCCACACCCTATCGGAGGACGGGGATCCGGTCGACTGCCTGGTGGTTTCCCAGACGCCGGTCTGGCCCGGCGTGGTCATTCCCGCCCGGCCGATCGGCGCCCTCCTCATGGAGGACGAGCACGGCATCGACGAGAAGATCATCGCGGTCCCGATCGACAAGCTCCATCCCTTCTACACGCGGGTGACCAGCTACCGGGACCTGCCGGGGATCTTCCTCGAGACCGTCGCCCACTTCTTCGAGCACTACAAGGACCTCGAAAAGCAGAAGTGGGTGAAGCTCCTCCGCTGGGCGGAGCCCGCCGAGGCGGTCGACCTGATCCGCTCCGGAATCGAGCGGGCCCAAAAAGCCGCCGGGTGA
- a CDS encoding peptidylprolyl isomerase, protein MASEPSIARRIRSRACAWALFLAAGPGLLLAAEEPAADPVVASVNGVEIRRSEVEKALAGLGPGSGGPEAERNVLNALVQEELLVQEAYRQELEKSAEVKAAVAEATRKILVNAALKHHLERRKWTEEELRRRYAQAAALVPPREYRLRHIVVGTRREAAMLLDWLRQGANFSILARGSLEKATAERGGEIGWQNARTLSSSLLALVERLKPGQIGGPILSSGGWEVIQLLEARPAKVPTFEEAKASLEQQLQQESAQQLVQQLAAGARIEVFLPPVQAEPVAAAR, encoded by the coding sequence ATGGCGAGCGAGCCCTCGATTGCGCGGAGGATCCGCTCCCGCGCCTGTGCCTGGGCGCTCTTCCTGGCGGCGGGGCCGGGCTTGCTGCTCGCCGCGGAGGAGCCCGCGGCCGACCCGGTCGTCGCCTCGGTCAACGGGGTCGAGATCCGGCGCTCGGAGGTCGAAAAGGCCCTAGCGGGCCTGGGGCCCGGGAGCGGCGGCCCCGAGGCGGAGCGGAACGTTCTCAACGCCCTGGTCCAAGAAGAGCTCCTGGTCCAGGAGGCCTACCGCCAAGAGCTGGAGAAGTCGGCCGAGGTCAAGGCGGCCGTCGCGGAGGCGACCCGGAAGATCCTGGTGAACGCCGCGCTCAAGCACCACCTGGAGCGCAGGAAGTGGACCGAGGAGGAGCTGCGCCGCCGCTACGCCCAGGCGGCGGCCCTGGTTCCGCCGAGGGAGTACCGGCTCCGCCACATCGTGGTAGGGACGCGGAGGGAGGCGGCGATGCTGCTCGACTGGCTGCGGCAAGGGGCCAACTTCTCGATTCTGGCGCGGGGATCCCTGGAGAAGGCGACGGCCGAGCGGGGAGGGGAGATCGGCTGGCAGAACGCGCGGACCCTTTCGAGCTCCCTGCTCGCCCTGGTGGAGCGGCTCAAGCCGGGGCAGATCGGGGGGCCGATCCTCTCGAGCGGCGGCTGGGAGGTGATCCAGCTGCTGGAGGCCCGCCCGGCGAAGGTGCCGACCTTCGAGGAAGCCAAGGCCTCGCTGGAGCAGCAGCTCCAGCAGGAGTCGGCCCAGCAGCTGGTGCAGCAGCTGGCCGCCGGCGCCCGGATCGAGGTCTTTCTGCCGCCCGTGCAAGCGGAGCCCGTGGCGGCGGCCCGGTGA
- a CDS encoding aldehyde dehydrogenase family protein codes for MATATQETVPNAKTNLVPIHPRVEEFLRSPKRLLIGGKWVDAASGKTFATVNPATEETLARVAEADAEDVDRAVRAARAAFSSGPWARMAPAERGKLLWKLADRVEEHLEELAQLETLDNGKPLAVARAADLPLAIDLFRYMAGWATKIEGNTIPLGLAQPESFLAYTVREPVGVVGQIIPWNFPLLMAAWKLGPALACGCTVVLKPAEQTPLSALRLGELIQEVGFPDGVVNILPGFGETAGAALAAHPDVDKVAFTGSTEVGKLIVRAAAGNLKKVTLELGGKSPNIIFADADLEEAAAGAAMAIFFNHGQCCCAGSRLFVEAPVAEELTERIAKEAEKIRLGPGMALDTEMGPLVSREQYDRVRGYIRIGAEEGARARSAPLQGLERGYFVPPTLFTDVRPEMRIVREEIFGPVVCASSFRTEEEIPAAANDSIYGLAAGIWTRDIRKAHRLAGRLRAGTVWINCYNVFDAALPFGGYKQSGWGREMGHAVLENYTELKSVCVRI; via the coding sequence ATGGCCACAGCGACGCAAGAGACGGTGCCGAATGCAAAGACGAACCTGGTCCCGATCCACCCGCGGGTAGAGGAGTTTTTGCGGAGTCCCAAGCGGCTCCTCATCGGAGGAAAATGGGTCGATGCGGCTTCCGGCAAGACCTTCGCCACCGTCAACCCGGCGACCGAGGAGACGCTCGCCCGGGTGGCCGAGGCGGATGCCGAGGACGTCGACCGGGCGGTCCGGGCGGCACGGGCGGCCTTCAGCTCGGGCCCCTGGGCCCGGATGGCGCCCGCGGAGCGGGGGAAGCTGCTCTGGAAGCTCGCGGACCGGGTCGAAGAGCACCTGGAGGAGCTGGCGCAGCTGGAGACCCTCGACAACGGAAAGCCGCTGGCCGTCGCCCGGGCGGCGGACCTGCCGCTGGCGATCGATCTCTTCCGCTACATGGCTGGCTGGGCGACCAAGATCGAGGGGAACACGATTCCCTTGGGGCTGGCGCAGCCGGAAAGCTTCCTGGCCTACACGGTGCGGGAGCCGGTCGGGGTCGTCGGGCAGATCATCCCCTGGAACTTCCCGCTGTTGATGGCGGCCTGGAAGCTCGGCCCCGCGCTCGCCTGCGGCTGCACAGTCGTGCTCAAGCCGGCGGAGCAGACCCCTCTTTCGGCCTTGCGGCTGGGGGAGCTGATCCAGGAGGTCGGCTTCCCCGACGGGGTGGTCAACATCCTGCCCGGCTTCGGGGAGACGGCAGGGGCGGCCCTGGCTGCGCATCCCGACGTCGACAAGGTGGCCTTCACCGGGTCGACGGAGGTGGGCAAGCTCATCGTGCGGGCGGCGGCGGGAAACCTCAAGAAGGTGACGCTGGAGCTCGGCGGCAAGTCGCCCAACATCATCTTCGCCGACGCCGACCTCGAGGAGGCGGCGGCCGGGGCGGCGATGGCGATCTTTTTCAACCACGGCCAGTGCTGCTGCGCGGGCAGCCGGCTCTTCGTGGAGGCGCCGGTGGCCGAAGAGCTGACCGAGCGGATCGCCAAGGAAGCCGAGAAGATCCGGCTGGGGCCGGGGATGGCGCTCGACACGGAGATGGGGCCGCTGGTCTCCCGGGAGCAGTACGACCGGGTCCGGGGATACATCCGGATCGGAGCCGAAGAGGGCGCCCGGGCGCGCTCGGCCCCCTTGCAAGGCCTGGAGCGGGGCTACTTCGTGCCGCCGACCCTCTTCACCGACGTCCGGCCCGAGATGCGGATCGTCCGGGAGGAGATCTTCGGGCCGGTGGTCTGCGCAAGCTCCTTCCGGACGGAGGAGGAGATCCCGGCAGCGGCCAACGACTCGATCTACGGCTTGGCCGCGGGGATCTGGACCCGGGACATACGCAAGGCCCACCGGCTGGCGGGCCGGCTGCGGGCGGGCACGGTCTGGATCAACTGCTACAACGTCTTCGACGCCGCCTTGCCCTTCGGGGGCTACAAGCAGTCGGGCTGGGGGCGGGAGATGGGCCACGCGGTGCTGGAGAACTACACCGAGCTCAAGTCGGTCTGCGTGCGCATCTAG